A window of the Phalacrocorax carbo chromosome 26, bPhaCar2.1, whole genome shotgun sequence genome harbors these coding sequences:
- the LOC135317610 gene encoding zinc finger and SCAN domain-containing protein 2-like isoform X2: MGWTSKEENPEKVVVKVEQGAGAVEGAAEDEEATRDEGCGIWRPGGDGVGVRWGETANQGNADELGGSGSQPKPKPKRKLHKCEECGRVFNWRNHLVRHQRLHTGERPYKCSLCGKGFNDGSPLLIHEMLHRGEKPYKCLDCGKSFSQSSHLISHQVVHTDEKPYVCPDCGKCFARQQYLLMHRRVHTGERPYKCRDCGKSFRKSSDLVRHKTVHTGEKPFKCPVCGKGFTQNFRCNAHKKVHSKEGEGGRAASPPRHTQQSSRQTTVPPGDGGHRETSQPGDPQQGGRGRSSSRMEGGGGRRGPEEHKAPPERPGAGPWPGEGPARPPPPAAASEAPGGTFPGEERAHERRRSFGCRKSPGHQRQPRGHQRPGRGKGFGEGSDLASRRPEGPAEPRGPAISPELLQRGPRAAERSHLCSECGKSFTRRFNLKLHKKLHTGERPHKCPECGLSFTNTSHLIDHHRPRWGRKGPTPPLPSSLCPGSDSRRSLSCLEKQGGCRALEEGGGGSRHRLRVGWARGVTRHG; this comes from the exons ATGGGGTGGACGAGCAAGGAGGAGAACCCCGAGAAGGTCGTGGTGAAGGTGGAGCAAGGCGCGGGGGCGGTGGAAGGCGCTGCTGAAGATGAGGAGGCAACGCGGGACGAAGGCTGCGGGATCTGGAGGCCGGGAGGCGACGGCGTTGGGGTGAGGTGGGGAGAAACGGCCAACCAAGGCAACGCGGATGAGCTGGGCGGAAGCGGGTCCCAGCCGAAGCCGAAACCCAAGCGGAAGCTGCACAAGTGCGAGGAGTGCGGCCGGGTCTTCAACTGGAGGAACCACCTCGTCCGCCACCAGCGCCTCCACACGGGCGAGCGGCCCTACAAGTGCTCCCTCTGCGGGAAGGGCTTCAACGACGGCTCCCCGCTGCTCATCCACGAGATGCTCCACCGCGGGGAGAAGCCCTACAAGTGCTTGGATTGCGGGAAGAGCTTCAGCCAAAGCTCCCACCTCATCTCCCACCAGGTGGTCCACACCGATGAGAAACCCTACGTCTGTCCCGACTGCGGGAAGTGCTTCGCCCGGCAGCAATATCTCCTCATGCACCGCCGCGTCCACACGGGCGAGAGACCCTACAAGTGCCGGGATTGCGGGAAGAGCTTCCGGAAAAGCTCCGACCTGGTGAGACACAAGACGGTCCACACGGGCGAGAAACCCTTCAAGTGTCCCGTCTGCGGGAAGGGTTTCACCCAAAACTTCCGCTGTAACGCCCACAAGAAGGTCCACAGCAAGGAGGGGGAGGGCGGCCGAGCGGCGTCGCCGCCCCGGCACACGCAGCAGAGCAGCCGCCAGACCACGGTCCCACCAG GTGACGGCGGCCACCGAGAGACTTCCCAGCCCGGAGACCCCCAGCAAGGAGGACGAGGCAGGTCCAGCTCGAGGATggagggcgggggcgggcgtCGGGGTCCCGAGGAGCACAAAGCCCCCCCGGagcggccgggagcggggccgtgGCCTGGCGAGGGGCCGGCGCGGCCGCCTCCTCCTGCGGCCGCCTCGGAGGCGCCCGGGGGGACGTTCCCCGGCGAGGAGCGGGCGCACGAGCGGCGGCGAAGCTTCGGCTGCCGGAAGAGCCCGGGCCACCAGCGGCAGCCCCGTGGCCACCAGCGCCCCGGCCGCGGGAAGGGCTTCGGCGAGGGCTCCGACCTCGCGTCCCGGCGGCCGGAGGGACCCGCCGAGCCCCGGGGCCCGGCGATAAGCCCGGAGCTCCTCCAGCGGGGCCCGCGCGCGGCCGAGAGGTCCCACCTCTGCTCCGAGTGCGGGAAGAGCTTCACGCGGAGGTTCAACCTCAAGCTCCACAAGAAGCTCCACACCGGGGAGAGGCCCCACAAGTGCCCCGAGTGCGGGCTGAGCTTCACCAACACGTCCCACCTCATCGACCACCACCGACCCCGTTGGGGCAGGAAAGGACCgacccccccgctcccctcgaGCCTCTGCCCTGGCTCCGATTCGCGCCGGAGCCTGAGCTGTTTAGAAAAGCAGGGAGGCTGCCGAGCGCTGGAAGAAGGGGGCGGCGGGTCCCGTCACCGGCTCCGGGTCGGGTGGGCGCGGGGCGTTACCCGCCATGGATAA
- the LOC135317638 gene encoding myelin-oligodendrocyte glycoprotein-like, with protein MAACTPAGRAVKADGKVLVSSRPCLPRVTSALARAVIFSCAFLVPELEGAQFRVLGPDQPVTAVVGEDVVLPCRLSPRLNAENMDVLWFWSTSSIHVHIYRSGWDDYSLQNPQYRGRTELSKEGLSVGNVSLRILSTRLSDEGQYRCLVQDGDSYEEASVELQVADSIFPKEYPWKVAFFVTLAACFASLVAFPLFISRLRGKALGRSKGTLGHPRGSLSTQEHTE; from the exons atggctgcctgcaccccagcaggcagggctg TGAAAGCGGATGGGAAGGTGCTGGTTTCCTCACGCCCCTGCCTCCCTCGCGTCACCTCTGCCCTGGCTCGTGCTGTGATTTTCTCCTGTGCCTTTCTCGTCCCTGAGCTGGAGGGCG CCCAGTTCAGGGTCTTGGGACCCGACCAGCCGGTCACTGCCGTCGTGGGAGAAGACGTCGTGCTGCCTTGCCGCCTCTCCCCGAGGCTGAACGCCGAGAACATGGACGTCCTGTGGTTTTGGTCCACATCCTCCATCCATGTCCACATCTACCGCAGCGGGTGGGATGACTACTCCTTGCAGAATCCCCAATACCGGGGGAGGACAGAGCTGTCAAAGGAGGGCCTCTCTGTTGGGAACGTTTCCTTGAGGATCCTCAGCACCCGGCTGAGCGATGAGGGACAGTACCGGTGTCTCGTCCAAGATGGGGATTCTTATGAAGAAGCCTCTGTGGAGCTGCAGGTAGCAG ACTCCATTTTCCCAAAGGAATATCCCTGGAAGGTGGCTTTCTTCGTGACCCTGGCTGCCTGCTTCGCTTCCCTGGTTGCCTTCCCTCTTTTCATCTCACGGCTACGAGGTAAGGCATTAGGCAGGAGCAAGGGGACTTTGGGGCACCCAAGAGGGTCTCTGAGCACCCAAGAGCACACGGAATGA
- the LOC135317600 gene encoding butyrophilin subfamily 3 member A2-like isoform X16, which produces MAACTPAGRAVKADGKVLVSSRPCLPRVTSALARAVIFSCAFLVPELEGAQFRVLGPDQPVTAVVGEDVVLPCRLSPRLNAENMEVLWFWSTLPMYIHVYRNGQDDYSLQNPQYRGRTELSKEGLSVGNVSLRILSTRLSDEGQYRCLVQDGDSYEEASVELQVAASGSSPLLSVEDAQDGGVRVRCRATGWYPKPEMVWRDVQGQQLPPVTQSDSQDQSGLFEVEKSIVIQRNAEQNVSCSVRNTRLPQEKEAPIYISDSIFPKEYPWKVAFFVTLAACFASLVAFPLFISRLRAQQATQLVMPLVRSCRPIPVPQAAHKFLSGRKLPLTVIPAFPSRETRCRNPVEKHHLPGGRRYRGVGLCLSMGLFPCAAGGGCTSRWTRTRRTHGSSSRMVGRAYGAETRGKRCQITPRDTTTGAASWARRDSPPGDTSGMWMWGWRKEGSGHWGWPRSPLRGRERSSWILKMGSGLLNTAGASIGL; this is translated from the exons atggctgcctgcaccccagcaggcagggctg TGAAAGCGGATGGGAAGGTGCTGGTTTCCTCACGCCCCTGCCTCCCTCGCGTCACCTCTGCCCTGGCTCGTGCTGTGATTTTCTCCTGTGCCTTTCTCGTCCCTGAGCTGGAGGGCG CCCAGTTCAGGGTCTTGGGACCCGACCAGCCGGTCACTGCCGTCGTGGGAGAAGACGTCGTGCTGCCTTGCCGCCTCTCCCCGAGGCTGAACGCTGAGAACATGGAGGTCCTGTGGTTTTGGTCAACACTCCCAATGTACATCCATGTCTACCGCAATGGGCAGGACGACTACTCCTTGCAGAATCCCCAATACCGGGGGAGGACAGAGCTGTCAAAGGAGGGCCTCTCTGTTGGGAACGTTTCCTTGAGGATCCTCAGCACCCGGCTGAGCGATGAGGGACAGTACCGGTGTCTCGTCCAAGATGGGGATTCTTATGAAGAAGCCTCTGTGGAGCTGCAGGTAGCAG CTTCAGGTtccagccccctcctctccgTGGAGGATGCCCAGGATGGGGGAGTGCGAGTGAGGTGTCGAGCGACCGGCTGGTACCCAAAGCCTGAGATGGTGTGGAGAGATGTCCAGGGCCAGCAGCTCCCGCCCGTCACCCAGTCCGACTCCCAAGACCAGAGCGGCCTCTTTGAAGTGGAGAAGTCCATCGTCATCCAAAGAAACGCAGAACAAAACGTGTCCTGTTCCGTCAGGAACACGCGGCTTCCCCAGGAGAAGGAGGCGCCCATTTATATCTCAG ACTCCATTTTCCCAAAGGAATATCCCTGGAAGGTGGCTTTCTTCGTGACCCTGGCTGCCTGCTTCGCTTCCCTGGTTGCCTTCCCTCTTTTCATCTCACGGCTACGAG CCCAACAAGCCACACAACTTG TGATGCCGTTGGTGCGGAGCTGCCGCCCCATTCCCGTACCCCAGGCCGCTCACAAGTTCCTGTCAGGAAGGAAACTTCCTCTCACAGttattcctgcttttccttccagggAAACGCGATGCCGAAATCC GGTGGAGAAACACCATCTACCCGGTGGAAGAAGGTACCGGGGTGTGGGGCTTTGCCTCTCCATGGGTCtcttcccctgtgctgctggtgggggg TGCACGTCACGCTGGACGCGGACACGGCGCACCCACGGCTCATCCTCTCGGATGGTGGGAAGAGCGTACGGTGCGGAGACACGCGGCAAGAGGTGCCAGATAACCCCGAGAGATACGACTACTGGTGCTGCGTCCTGGGCCAGGAGGGATTCACCTCCGGGAGATACTTCTGGGATGTGGATGTGGggatggaggaaggaggggtCTGGGCACTGGGGGTGGCCAAGGAGTCCActaagaggaagggaaagatcAAGCTGGATCCTGAAAATGGGATCTGGGCTATTGAACACAGCAGGGGCAAGTATAGGGCTCTGA
- the LOC135317610 gene encoding zinc finger and SCAN domain-containing protein 2-like isoform X1, producing MGWTSKEENPEKVVVKVEQGAGAVEGAAEDEEATRDEGCGIWRPGGDGVGVRWGETANQGNADELGGSGSQPKPKPKRKLHKCEECGRVFNWRNHLVRHQRLHTGERPYKCSLCGKGFNDGSPLLIHEMLHRGEKPYKCLDCGKSFSQSSHLISHQVVHTDEKPYVCPDCGKCFARQQYLLMHRRVHTGERPYKCRDCGKSFRKSSDLVRHKTVHTGEKPFKCPVCGKGFTQNFRCNAHKKVHSKEGEGGRAASPPRHTQQSSRQTTVPPAGDGGHRETSQPGDPQQGGRGRSSSRMEGGGGRRGPEEHKAPPERPGAGPWPGEGPARPPPPAAASEAPGGTFPGEERAHERRRSFGCRKSPGHQRQPRGHQRPGRGKGFGEGSDLASRRPEGPAEPRGPAISPELLQRGPRAAERSHLCSECGKSFTRRFNLKLHKKLHTGERPHKCPECGLSFTNTSHLIDHHRPRWGRKGPTPPLPSSLCPGSDSRRSLSCLEKQGGCRALEEGGGGSRHRLRVGWARGVTRHG from the exons ATGGGGTGGACGAGCAAGGAGGAGAACCCCGAGAAGGTCGTGGTGAAGGTGGAGCAAGGCGCGGGGGCGGTGGAAGGCGCTGCTGAAGATGAGGAGGCAACGCGGGACGAAGGCTGCGGGATCTGGAGGCCGGGAGGCGACGGCGTTGGGGTGAGGTGGGGAGAAACGGCCAACCAAGGCAACGCGGATGAGCTGGGCGGAAGCGGGTCCCAGCCGAAGCCGAAACCCAAGCGGAAGCTGCACAAGTGCGAGGAGTGCGGCCGGGTCTTCAACTGGAGGAACCACCTCGTCCGCCACCAGCGCCTCCACACGGGCGAGCGGCCCTACAAGTGCTCCCTCTGCGGGAAGGGCTTCAACGACGGCTCCCCGCTGCTCATCCACGAGATGCTCCACCGCGGGGAGAAGCCCTACAAGTGCTTGGATTGCGGGAAGAGCTTCAGCCAAAGCTCCCACCTCATCTCCCACCAGGTGGTCCACACCGATGAGAAACCCTACGTCTGTCCCGACTGCGGGAAGTGCTTCGCCCGGCAGCAATATCTCCTCATGCACCGCCGCGTCCACACGGGCGAGAGACCCTACAAGTGCCGGGATTGCGGGAAGAGCTTCCGGAAAAGCTCCGACCTGGTGAGACACAAGACGGTCCACACGGGCGAGAAACCCTTCAAGTGTCCCGTCTGCGGGAAGGGTTTCACCCAAAACTTCCGCTGTAACGCCCACAAGAAGGTCCACAGCAAGGAGGGGGAGGGCGGCCGAGCGGCGTCGCCGCCCCGGCACACGCAGCAGAGCAGCCGCCAGACCACGGTCCCACCAG CAGGTGACGGCGGCCACCGAGAGACTTCCCAGCCCGGAGACCCCCAGCAAGGAGGACGAGGCAGGTCCAGCTCGAGGATggagggcgggggcgggcgtCGGGGTCCCGAGGAGCACAAAGCCCCCCCGGagcggccgggagcggggccgtgGCCTGGCGAGGGGCCGGCGCGGCCGCCTCCTCCTGCGGCCGCCTCGGAGGCGCCCGGGGGGACGTTCCCCGGCGAGGAGCGGGCGCACGAGCGGCGGCGAAGCTTCGGCTGCCGGAAGAGCCCGGGCCACCAGCGGCAGCCCCGTGGCCACCAGCGCCCCGGCCGCGGGAAGGGCTTCGGCGAGGGCTCCGACCTCGCGTCCCGGCGGCCGGAGGGACCCGCCGAGCCCCGGGGCCCGGCGATAAGCCCGGAGCTCCTCCAGCGGGGCCCGCGCGCGGCCGAGAGGTCCCACCTCTGCTCCGAGTGCGGGAAGAGCTTCACGCGGAGGTTCAACCTCAAGCTCCACAAGAAGCTCCACACCGGGGAGAGGCCCCACAAGTGCCCCGAGTGCGGGCTGAGCTTCACCAACACGTCCCACCTCATCGACCACCACCGACCCCGTTGGGGCAGGAAAGGACCgacccccccgctcccctcgaGCCTCTGCCCTGGCTCCGATTCGCGCCGGAGCCTGAGCTGTTTAGAAAAGCAGGGAGGCTGCCGAGCGCTGGAAGAAGGGGGCGGCGGGTCCCGTCACCGGCTCCGGGTCGGGTGGGCGCGGGGCGTTACCCGCCATGGATAA
- the LOC104040836 gene encoding zinc finger and SCAN domain-containing protein 2, with translation MGWASKEENPEKVVVKVEQGAGAVEGAAEDEEATRDEGCGIWRPGGDGVGVRWGETANQGNADELGGSGSQPKPKPKRKLHKCEECGRVFNWRNHLVRHQRLHTGERPYKCSLCGKGFNDGSPLLIHEMLHRGEKPYKCLDCGKSFSQSSHLISHQVVHTDEKPYVCPDCGKCFARQQYLLMHRRVHTGERPYKCRDCGKSFRKSSDLVRHKTVHTGEKPFKCPVCGKGFTQNFRCNAHKKVHSKEGEGGRAASPPRHTQQSSRQTTVPPGDGGHRETSQPGDPQQGGRGGSSSRMEGGGGRRGPEEHKAPPERPGAGPWPGEGPARPPPPAAASEAPGGTFPGEERAHERRRSFSCRKSPGHQRQPRGHQRPGRGKGFGEGSDLASRRPEGPAEPRGPAISPELLQRGPRAAERSHLCSEYGKSFTRRFNLKLHKKLHTGERPHKCPECGLSFTNTSHLIDHHRPRWGRKGPTPPLPSSLCPGSDSRRSLSCLEKQGGCRALEEGGGGSRHRLRVGYRSFVGDGDRDTEAKTLTVVMPPAESEGLEASFVLKLGPGFGKVPNTSRVATPTLATTTSRMKAAMPRPVFVGSVTRATDYGRPGHLLEEQRGSSRVTHRVPGRAEDRFLAQACDGPSREEALLDLPRTGRESLLCHIPVSDSLGCTGHSVVGLGMLLSVPEVSSQARVLDFGRANFSSLRARLGGVRWEASVEDNGAGESWGFFKNSLLEAQSQFIPYKGKGSKRSKRPPWLNHDLLGLLKCKLNQTPTHQRCRKS, from the exons ATGGGGTGGGCGAGCAAGGAGGAGAACCCCGAGAAGGTCGTGGTGAAGGTGGAGCAAGGCGCGGGGGCGGTGGAAGGCGCTGCTGAAGATGAGGAGGCAACGCGGGACGAAGGCTGCGGGATCTGGAGGCCGGGAGGCGACGGCGTTGGGGTGAGGTGGGGAGAAACGGCCAACCAAGGCAACGCGGATGAGCTGGGCGGAAGCGGGTCCCAGCCGAAGCCGAAACCCAAGCGGAAGCTGCACAAGTGCGAGGAGTGCGGCCGGGTCTTCAACTGGAGGAACCACCTCGTCCGCCACCAGCGCCTCCACACGGGCGAGCGGCCCTACAAGTGCTCCCTCTGCGGGAAGGGCTTCAACGACGGCTCCCCGCTGCTCATCCACGAGATGCTCCATCGCGGGGAGAAGCCCTACAAGTGCTTGGATTGCGGGAAGAGCTTCAGCCAAAGCTCCCACCTCATCTCCCACCAGGTGGTCCACACCGATGAGAAACCCTACGTCTGTCCCGACTGCGGGAAGTGCTTCGCCCGGCAGCAATATCTCCTCATGCACCGCCGCGTCCACACGGGCGAGAGACCCTACAAGTGCCGGGATTGCGGGAAGAGCTTCCGGAAAAGCTCCGACCTGGTGAGACACAAGACGGTCCACACGGGCGAGAAACCCTTCAAGTGTCCCGTCTGCGGGAAGGGTTTCACCCAAAACTTCCGCTGTAACGCCCACAAGAAGGTCCACAGCAAGGAGGGGGAGGGCGGCCGAGCGGCGTCGCCGCCCCGGCACACGCAGCAGAGCAGCCGCCAGACCACGGTCCCACCAG GTGACGGCGGCCACCGAGAGACTTCCCAGCCCGGAGACCCCCAGCAAGGAGGACGAGGCGGGTCCAGCTCGAGGATggagggcgggggcgggcgtCGGGGTCCCGAGGAGCACAAAGCCCCCCCGGagcggccgggagcggggccgtgGCCTGGCGAGGGGCCGGCGCGGCCGCCTCCTCCTGCGGCCGCCTCGGAGGCGCCCGGGGGGACGTTCCCCGGCGAGGAGCGGGCGCACGAGCGGCGGCGAAGCTTCAGCTGCCGGAAGAGCCCGGGCCACCAGCGGCAGCCCCGCGGCCACCAGCGCCCCGGCCGCGGGAAGGGCTTCGGCGAGGGCTCCGACCTCGCGTCCCGGCGGCCGGAGGGACCCGCCGAGCCCCGGGGCCCGGCGATAAGCCCGGAGCTCCTCCAGCGGGGCCCGCGCGCGGCCGAGAGGTCCCACCTCTGCTCCGAGTACGGGAAGAGCTTCACGCGGAGGTTCAACCTCAAGCTCCACAAGAAGCTCCACACCGGGGAGAGGCCCCACAAGTGCCCCGAGTGCGGGCTGAGCTTCACCAACACGTCCCACCTCATCGACCACCACCGACCCCGTTGGGGCAGGAAAGGACCgacccccccgctcccctcgaGCCTCTGCCCTGGCTCCGATTCGCGCCGGAGCCTGAGCTGTTTAGAAAAGCAGGGAGGCTGCCGAGCGCTGGAAGAAGGGGGTGGCGGGTCCCGTCACCGGCTCCGGGTCGG GTATCGCAGTTTTGTGGGGGACGGTGATAGAGACACGGAGGCCAAAACTCTAACTGTGGTAATGCCGCCAGCAGAAAGTGAAGGATTAGAGGCCAGTTTCGTTCTGAAGTTGGGTCCGGGCTTCGGGAAGGTGCCCAACACCTCGA GGGTTGCGACGCCCACCCTGGCAACGACAACGAGCCGCATGAAGGCGGCGATGCCGAGGCCTGTCTTTGTCGGCAGCGTAACACGGGCCACAGATTATGGACGTCCCGG GCacctgctggaagaacaacGCGGCAGCTCGCGCGTCACCCACCGAGTGCCCGGACGCGCAGAGGACCGCTTCCTCGCACAGGCGTGCGATGGGCCAAGCAGggaggaggcgctgctggacttgccgCGCACAGGCCGAGAAAGCCTGCTGTGCCATATCCCGGTCAGCGACAGCCTCGGCTGCACCGGCCACAGCgttgtggggctggggatgctgctgaGCGTGCCGGAGGTCAGCTCTCAggcaagggttctggatttcggaagagcaaacttcagctcactCAGGGCTCGGCTGGGAGGGGTTCGGTGGGAGGCTTCCGTGGAAGACAACGGAGCCGGTGAGAGCTGGgggttcttcaagaactctctcttggaagcacaaagccagttcatcccctacaaaggaaagggcagTAAGCGCAGCAAGAGGCCCCcgtggctcaaccatgacctcctgggtctactcaaatgcAAActgaaccaaacaccgacccaccagCGGTGCAGGAAGAGCTAG